A genomic window from Triticum urartu cultivar G1812 chromosome 7, Tu2.1, whole genome shotgun sequence includes:
- the LOC125521769 gene encoding uncharacterized protein LOC125521769 codes for MAMERFFTALVFCEAPLDGYGTSVLTAGSTDTVKRLVSGGGDATKPLVAIKPDAEKGQGFFTGKQMAQRRAGFELAFDGLNCFDTVVMH; via the coding sequence ATGGCTATGGAGAGGTTCTTCACGGCGCTCGTCTTCTGCGAGGCACCGCTGGACGGCTACGGCACGTCGGTGCTCACCGCCGGCAGCACCGACACGGTCAAAAGGCTGGTCTCAGGTGGTGGTGACGCGACGAAGCCGTTGGTGGCTATCAAGCCGGACGCTGAGAAGGGGCAGGGTTTCTTCACTGGCAAGCAGATGGCGCAGCGGCGTGCTGGGTTCGAGCTCGCGTTCGACGGCCTCAATTGCTTTGACACCGTCGTCATGCACTGA